Proteins from a single region of Croceicoccus marinus:
- a CDS encoding phosphotransferase, protein MQPFPIRRSAPDDIRLLLDQLASLHARFWDSPRLSGDLVWVETHIEGKVTDLMNRVAPSYIAHEVENENFKREMVQRLRSTPDRLLAGVQALQRHQSTLPQTLLHGDTHFGNTYRLPNGVAGLLDWQLMVRGYAMHDVSYIIATGLSIEDRRGSERDLLAYYLDRLSQEGVANAPSMDTVWNEYRHMMVWAVYIGWLTTPVVNYGWEINVMNHLRLTTAYEDLETAKLVDASI, encoded by the coding sequence GTGCAACCTTTCCCAATACGACGCAGCGCACCGGACGATATCCGCCTGCTGCTCGACCAATTGGCAAGTCTTCACGCCCGCTTCTGGGATTCACCGCGTTTATCGGGCGATCTCGTCTGGGTCGAGACCCATATCGAGGGCAAGGTGACGGATCTGATGAACCGTGTGGCTCCATCCTATATTGCGCATGAGGTTGAGAACGAAAACTTCAAGCGCGAGATGGTGCAGCGGCTCCGCTCCACGCCTGACCGACTTCTGGCGGGCGTCCAGGCACTTCAGCGGCATCAATCGACCCTGCCTCAGACACTGCTCCACGGCGACACGCACTTTGGGAACACCTACCGGCTGCCCAACGGTGTCGCCGGACTGCTCGACTGGCAACTGATGGTACGCGGCTATGCTATGCACGACGTCAGCTATATTATCGCAACCGGGCTTTCGATCGAAGATCGGCGCGGCAGCGAACGTGACTTGCTTGCCTATTATCTCGACCGGCTGTCGCAGGAAGGCGTCGCGAACGCGCCATCGATGGATACGGTCTGGAACGAGTATCGGCACATGATGGTATGGGCGGTCTATATCGGGTGGCTTACCACTCCGGTCGTAAATTACGGGTGGGAAATCAATGTGATGAACCACCTTCGCCTGACGACAGCCTATGAAGATCTCGAGACCGCCAAGCTGGTCGACGCGTCAATCTAG
- a CDS encoding TonB-dependent receptor — protein sequence MKTAIILAVSASTLAIAGNAFAQDMQPSDEAEPQSAQPSQGLQEIIVTAQKRSESLNDVPLSITAASGDQLADQGITDVADLVKVVPGFTYTESAYATPVYTLRGVGFYDTSLAAKPTVSVYQDQVPIPFSIMTRGATLDLERVEVLKGPQGTLFGSNATGGAINYIAAKPTDYLEGGLSATVQNLGEVTVGGHVSGPLSDTIKARFAAQTVQGGAWQRSYTRDDELGDQRFTSARMLVDFEPSDALRFELNLNGFIDKSDGQAAQLIGVVPLGNPARLGDLATYPVAPENNRDADWTDTQAPKRDNWFYQAALRGDLDLSSAVTLTSITSWSEYSHDTAIDPDGVALRDYFYNTTGDISAFSQELRLQGEMGNLTWIIGGNYAREKTYQQDDAGPYDQSTSAYNFVDAGLGGPFFVYSQYARQKFVNKAIFANVDYDIGDLVTLHGGIRYTDTDIDFAGCTADRGDALGQGIENLLNFIRSGAGLDPITIADDACVTIDSSTLTAVEVIDKLDEDNVSWRAGIDLKPSPDALVYASVSRGFKSGSFPLLSASDANQFSPVTQESVTAYEIGTKLTVLDRTAQINAAVFYYDYADKQFKGRVVANPDIFGPLEALVNVPKSEVKGAELQLDLAPTDGLRFSIGATYLDTKIKGSFVNYDPYGNQVDFAGSSFPYTPKYQVLMDGQYEWAASDSISPYIGANLSFQSDSKAVLGDARATPSDDLTSRGGLTIDDYVLIDLRAGLKLAEKYKIGAFVRNLTNEYYWNNATRITDTTVRYAGRPRTYGVTVSASF from the coding sequence ATGAAGACAGCAATCATACTTGCCGTTTCGGCATCGACACTGGCCATTGCGGGCAATGCCTTCGCGCAGGACATGCAGCCATCGGATGAAGCCGAGCCACAGTCCGCTCAGCCGTCACAAGGACTGCAAGAAATCATCGTCACGGCCCAGAAACGGTCGGAATCGTTGAACGACGTACCACTCTCGATCACCGCCGCATCGGGCGACCAGCTGGCGGATCAGGGCATCACCGATGTTGCCGATCTGGTGAAGGTCGTGCCAGGCTTCACTTATACCGAAAGCGCCTATGCAACGCCGGTCTACACGCTGCGCGGCGTGGGATTTTACGATACCAGCCTTGCGGCAAAACCCACGGTCAGCGTCTACCAGGACCAGGTCCCGATCCCGTTTTCCATCATGACGCGCGGTGCCACGCTCGATCTTGAACGGGTCGAGGTTTTGAAGGGCCCGCAGGGCACTCTGTTTGGTTCGAATGCCACCGGCGGCGCGATCAACTATATCGCGGCCAAGCCGACGGATTATCTTGAAGGCGGTCTTTCTGCCACGGTTCAGAACCTTGGCGAAGTCACGGTGGGCGGCCATGTCAGCGGCCCGCTGAGCGATACGATCAAGGCGCGCTTCGCGGCGCAGACCGTCCAGGGCGGGGCATGGCAGCGCAGCTATACACGCGATGATGAACTGGGCGATCAACGCTTTACGTCCGCGCGCATGCTGGTGGATTTTGAGCCGAGCGATGCGCTGCGTTTCGAGCTGAACCTCAACGGTTTCATCGATAAGAGTGACGGGCAGGCCGCGCAGCTGATCGGCGTGGTGCCGCTGGGTAATCCGGCGCGGCTCGGCGATCTCGCTACCTATCCTGTCGCGCCTGAAAACAACCGCGACGCCGACTGGACCGATACGCAGGCGCCCAAGCGCGACAACTGGTTCTATCAGGCGGCTCTGCGCGGCGATCTCGATCTTTCCAGCGCCGTGACGCTGACCTCGATCACCAGCTGGTCGGAATATTCGCATGACACCGCCATCGATCCCGATGGCGTGGCGCTTCGCGACTATTTCTACAACACCACCGGTGACATCAGCGCCTTTTCGCAGGAACTGCGTCTGCAGGGCGAGATGGGCAATCTGACATGGATCATCGGCGGAAATTACGCCCGCGAAAAGACCTATCAGCAGGACGACGCCGGGCCTTACGACCAGTCCACATCGGCCTATAATTTTGTCGATGCAGGACTGGGCGGCCCGTTCTTCGTCTATAGCCAGTATGCCCGTCAGAAATTCGTGAACAAGGCGATCTTTGCCAATGTCGATTACGACATCGGCGATCTGGTCACCTTGCACGGCGGCATTCGCTATACCGATACCGACATCGATTTCGCAGGCTGCACCGCCGATCGCGGCGACGCTCTGGGGCAGGGGATCGAGAACTTGCTGAACTTCATCCGCTCGGGCGCGGGGCTGGACCCGATCACGATCGCCGACGACGCCTGCGTGACGATCGATTCCTCAACGCTTACCGCTGTCGAAGTGATCGACAAGCTGGATGAGGACAACGTCTCGTGGCGCGCGGGCATCGACCTCAAGCCTTCGCCCGACGCGCTCGTCTATGCCAGCGTCAGCCGCGGCTTCAAATCGGGTAGCTTTCCGCTGCTGTCGGCCAGCGATGCCAACCAGTTCAGCCCGGTCACGCAGGAATCTGTAACGGCCTATGAAATCGGAACGAAGCTGACGGTTCTGGATCGTACGGCCCAGATCAACGCGGCGGTGTTCTACTATGATTATGCCGACAAGCAGTTCAAGGGCCGCGTGGTCGCCAACCCGGATATCTTTGGCCCGCTCGAAGCATTGGTCAACGTGCCCAAGTCCGAGGTGAAGGGAGCGGAACTGCAACTGGATCTGGCACCCACCGATGGCCTGCGCTTCAGCATCGGCGCCACTTATCTCGATACCAAGATCAAGGGCAGCTTCGTCAATTACGATCCTTACGGAAATCAGGTCGATTTTGCCGGGTCGAGCTTCCCCTATACGCCCAAGTACCAGGTCCTCATGGATGGCCAGTACGAGTGGGCGGCAAGCGACAGCATCTCGCCCTATATCGGCGCGAATCTCAGCTTTCAAAGCGATTCAAAGGCCGTGCTGGGCGATGCCCGCGCGACGCCGTCCGATGATCTGACAAGCCGGGGGGGGCTGACGATCGACGATTACGTGCTGATCGATTTGCGTGCTGGCCTGAAGCTTGCCGAAAAATACAAGATCGGCGCATTCGTTCGCAATCTGACGAACGAATATTACTGGAACAATGCCACGCGGATCACCGACACGACGGTACGCTATGCGGGACGTCCGCGTACGTATGGCGTGACCGTCTCGGCAAGCTTCTGA
- a CDS encoding GntR family transcriptional regulator, which produces MGALDRTDSHMPSPGIKPQVALATGSQTPLQPNATRAEAVADRLRLEIVSARIAPGTLLRETAVAEQLGVSPTPVREAFAALAAEGLLQVEAHRLKRVTPIDLAATHDLLRVQTKLWRFGYEWGMPNVGPEEIARLGHAIEIYRDALDRGHALAAIRAGHEFHSVFIIASANAELLRSTLDRRSLIARFILLHGSTTISKAGLRKHKAILACLKRGDADGVLIQLDELAARLLAMAGDRDR; this is translated from the coding sequence ATGGGAGCGCTGGACCGAACAGATTCGCATATGCCGTCGCCCGGCATCAAGCCGCAGGTGGCGCTTGCCACCGGCTCGCAAACCCCGCTCCAGCCGAACGCGACACGCGCCGAAGCGGTGGCGGACAGGCTGCGGCTGGAAATAGTCAGCGCCCGCATCGCCCCCGGAACCCTTTTGCGGGAAACCGCGGTTGCCGAACAATTGGGCGTAAGCCCGACGCCCGTTCGGGAGGCTTTTGCTGCGTTGGCGGCAGAAGGCTTGCTGCAGGTTGAGGCGCATCGCCTGAAACGGGTGACGCCCATCGATCTCGCCGCGACGCACGACTTGCTGCGCGTTCAGACCAAGCTTTGGCGGTTCGGCTACGAATGGGGCATGCCCAACGTCGGGCCAGAGGAAATAGCGCGGCTGGGGCATGCTATCGAGATTTACCGCGACGCGCTGGACCGGGGCCACGCACTAGCGGCGATCCGCGCCGGCCATGAATTCCATTCGGTCTTCATCATCGCCTCGGCAAATGCGGAACTACTGCGCTCAACGCTTGACCGCCGCTCGCTGATTGCGCGGTTCATCCTGCTGCACGGATCGACCACGATTTCAAAGGCCGGTTTGCGCAAGCACAAGGCCATTTTGGCCTGTCTCAAACGGGGCGATGCCGACGGCGTGTTGATCCAGCTCGACGAATTGGCGGCCAGATTGCTGGCCATGGCTGGCGACCGGGACAGATAA
- a CDS encoding phytoene desaturase family protein, which translates to MATHPNIDADQFDTVVIGAGHNGMAAAGYLAREGKKVLVVERLDKVGGMTSSGYMIPEAPEHLVTPCAVELLFARKSGIIEDFDLPKYGLRTVDPDPTYAYLHPDGSSIALFYDYRRTAEDIARINRNDGKAYLEFMKTLNVMMDIGFPIMMSEPGRPDVKNMSKMIGSAVRNVRLKDELVALSKATADQVACERFEHPATIALLLGIAAGAGPVDDDGNAAAYMIFAVTHKYGTGKPIGSLQSFSDALARSIEASGAQIELNAPVAEIIVDDGAAKGVRLQDGRVIRSKMVIATCDPRTAMRLTTPGCVPRTLMKRIEHAPANRSNAAPFLANLAMSGPLTLKKHQDLRHDDADLNKAVGLIGTPDEVRESFAAARRGDIPRRHAVSVTPLSNSDPTQAPPGGSLAYVYLPSIAVDAREGWSQQLKDRTMTSIKTQLGEFYDGLDTEVGRFVETAREREKRLNVTNGCVTHVDFGALRAGVHRPATGFGGPKPPFPGFLIGGAGAHPGGGVSGIAGRIAANRALRELKKMK; encoded by the coding sequence ATGGCAACGCACCCCAACATTGACGCCGACCAGTTTGACACCGTCGTGATTGGCGCCGGCCACAATGGCATGGCCGCTGCCGGATATCTGGCGCGCGAGGGCAAGAAAGTGCTCGTGGTAGAGCGGCTCGACAAGGTCGGCGGCATGACCAGTTCGGGCTATATGATCCCCGAAGCGCCCGAACACCTCGTCACGCCATGCGCCGTGGAACTGCTGTTCGCCCGCAAATCCGGGATCATCGAGGATTTCGACCTGCCCAAATACGGGCTGCGCACGGTCGATCCCGATCCGACCTACGCCTATCTCCATCCCGATGGCAGTTCGATCGCGCTGTTCTACGATTATCGCCGCACCGCCGAAGACATCGCGCGCATCAATCGCAATGACGGCAAGGCCTATCTGGAGTTCATGAAGACGCTGAACGTCATGATGGACATCGGCTTTCCGATCATGATGTCGGAACCCGGGCGTCCCGACGTGAAGAACATGTCCAAGATGATCGGCAGCGCAGTACGCAACGTGCGGCTGAAGGACGAGCTGGTGGCGCTGTCTAAGGCCACCGCCGACCAGGTCGCATGCGAGCGTTTCGAACATCCGGCGACCATCGCACTGCTGCTGGGCATTGCCGCGGGCGCCGGCCCCGTCGACGACGATGGCAATGCGGCCGCCTATATGATTTTCGCCGTCACCCACAAATATGGCACGGGCAAGCCCATCGGCAGCCTCCAGTCGTTCTCCGACGCGCTGGCGCGCAGTATCGAGGCGTCGGGCGCGCAGATCGAACTCAATGCTCCTGTTGCCGAGATCATCGTCGACGATGGCGCGGCAAAAGGTGTGCGGCTGCAGGATGGCCGGGTCATTCGTTCCAAGATGGTGATCGCCACCTGCGATCCGCGCACGGCCATGCGCCTGACCACGCCTGGCTGCGTGCCCCGCACGTTGATGAAGCGCATCGAGCACGCGCCCGCGAACCGTTCCAATGCCGCCCCCTTCCTCGCCAATCTGGCGATGTCGGGTCCGCTGACGCTGAAGAAGCATCAGGACCTGCGTCACGACGATGCCGATCTCAACAAGGCCGTGGGCCTGATTGGCACGCCCGATGAAGTGCGCGAGTCCTTTGCCGCCGCCCGCCGCGGCGATATTCCGAGGCGACATGCGGTGTCGGTGACGCCACTGTCGAACTCGGACCCGACGCAGGCTCCTCCGGGCGGTTCGCTGGCCTATGTCTACCTCCCCAGCATCGCAGTCGATGCGCGCGAGGGCTGGTCGCAGCAGCTCAAGGATCGCACGATGACGTCGATCAAGACGCAGCTAGGTGAGTTCTATGACGGTCTCGATACCGAAGTGGGCCGGTTCGTCGAAACCGCGCGCGAGCGTGAGAAGCGGCTCAACGTCACCAACGGCTGTGTCACCCACGTCGATTTCGGTGCCCTGCGCGCCGGGGTCCATCGTCCCGCCACAGGCTTTGGCGGGCCCAAGCCGCCATTCCCCGGCTTCCTTATCGGCGGCGCGGGCGCCCATCCGGGCGGCGGCGTATCGGGTATTGCGGGGCGCATCGCGGCCAATCGCGCACTGCGCGAACTCAAGAAGATGAAATAG
- a CDS encoding cytochrome P450, with translation MTGKYNAMLDQMVRDYSLVTHGYSGAAPANPYPMFEEKRAKCPVMHGDLLQENSIPSMADYMMTGRPVVTLYRYNDIHSVLMNPDDWLSYIVGDGFGAAVDNLLLTAMDGEEHTKYRKTLQKPFMRGQIRKLMETLIRPVVVNEFVEKLRPNGKADLLREFALPFPIRAMYAYFGFPHDEDLLGNLASWAIQVVAAPQTDPEVAKVTIPQSMVAGQSMFETLMPIVQQYRARGEMRNDILGYMMTTEHEGEKFSDEDIANFIRMLLLAAGETTTRSFANMMVQLLEEPDVLEELRQDLSLVPKAVMETMRRDPTAGAVARIAARDMEIGGMTIPKGTAVLCSIASANRDPEVYDDPDRLWLKRPMRPLLSFGFGPHMCLGMHMALTEMEVALEEILDLPGLRFDPAYPQPEIRGLNMRGPDALHVLWDVDGA, from the coding sequence ATGACCGGCAAATATAATGCAATGCTCGACCAGATGGTCAGGGATTACTCGCTCGTCACCCACGGCTATTCGGGTGCCGCACCCGCCAACCCCTATCCGATGTTCGAGGAAAAGCGCGCCAAGTGCCCCGTGATGCACGGCGACCTGCTGCAGGAAAACAGCATTCCCAGCATGGCCGACTATATGATGACGGGCCGCCCTGTGGTGACGCTCTACCGCTATAATGACATCCATTCGGTGTTGATGAACCCCGACGACTGGCTCAGCTATATCGTCGGTGACGGGTTCGGGGCGGCAGTCGACAATCTGTTGCTCACCGCGATGGATGGCGAGGAACACACCAAATACCGCAAGACGCTGCAAAAGCCGTTCATGCGCGGCCAGATCCGCAAGCTGATGGAAACGCTGATCCGTCCGGTGGTTGTGAACGAATTCGTCGAGAAACTGCGCCCCAACGGCAAGGCGGACCTGCTGCGCGAGTTTGCCCTGCCCTTCCCCATTCGCGCGATGTATGCCTATTTCGGCTTTCCGCATGACGAAGACCTGCTGGGCAATCTGGCAAGCTGGGCCATTCAGGTCGTCGCCGCCCCGCAGACCGATCCCGAAGTCGCCAAGGTCACCATCCCCCAATCGATGGTCGCCGGGCAATCCATGTTCGAAACGCTGATGCCGATCGTGCAGCAATATCGCGCGCGCGGTGAAATGCGTAACGACATCCTCGGCTATATGATGACGACCGAGCATGAGGGCGAGAAGTTCAGCGACGAGGATATCGCGAACTTCATCCGCATGCTGCTGCTGGCCGCAGGCGAAACGACGACCCGCAGCTTTGCCAATATGATGGTACAGTTGCTGGAAGAGCCGGACGTGCTGGAGGAACTGCGCCAGGATCTCAGCCTTGTGCCCAAGGCGGTCATGGAGACCATGCGCCGCGATCCCACGGCCGGCGCGGTTGCCCGTATTGCCGCCCGCGACATGGAAATCGGCGGAATGACCATACCCAAGGGAACGGCGGTGCTATGCTCGATCGCTTCCGCCAACCGCGATCCCGAAGTGTACGATGATCCCGACCGGCTGTGGCTCAAGCGCCCGATGCGGCCGCTGCTGAGTTTTGGCTTTGGGCCGCACATGTGTCTTGGCATGCACATGGCGCTGACCGAGATGGAGGTCGCGCTGGAAGAGATACTCGACCTTCCGGGCCTGCGCTTTGACCCGGCCTATCCCCAGCCCGAAATCCGCGGCCTGAACATGCGCGGGCCTGATGCCCTGCATGTGCTGTGGGATGTCGACGGAGCGTAG
- a CDS encoding nuclear transport factor 2 family protein: MQSTIEIDGDEARASSRIMAWHWFHREDGDEHAQTDLLAIGGYQDRLRRTPTAGGSTNGEA; encoded by the coding sequence TTGCAAAGCACCATCGAGATCGACGGCGACGAGGCCCGCGCTAGTTCCCGCATCATGGCGTGGCACTGGTTCCATCGCGAAGATGGCGACGAACATGCGCAGACGGACCTGCTGGCCATCGGCGGCTATCAGGATCGCCTGCGGCGCACCCCGACGGCTGGCGGATCTACGAACGGCGAGGCGTGA
- a CDS encoding SDR family NAD(P)-dependent oxidoreductase: MSAGEFAGKVVLVTGAASGLGRAASIRFAREGGRVCLVDINADGLAETARRIEEAGGECASMAGDLGDPAVCAQAVATAVGAFGGLDVLCNIAGILRFHALEDVTTQDWNTLFAANVSGPFFMMQAAMPHLVESHGNVVNVVSSAAFLGQAYTAPYGATKSALLSLTKSLAMEFMHKPVRINALAPGAMLTGMVDGLAFPEHADQSLISRYISLRPPSQPEDIVEPLLFLASDRARSVHGACHVADSGITAG; encoded by the coding sequence ATGAGCGCTGGCGAGTTCGCAGGCAAGGTCGTCCTCGTCACCGGCGCGGCATCGGGCCTTGGCCGCGCCGCCAGCATCCGCTTCGCCCGCGAAGGCGGCAGGGTATGCCTTGTCGACATCAATGCCGACGGGCTGGCGGAAACCGCGCGGCGGATAGAGGAGGCCGGAGGCGAATGCGCCAGCATGGCGGGCGATCTGGGCGATCCGGCGGTTTGCGCACAGGCTGTCGCAACAGCGGTCGGCGCCTTCGGCGGCCTCGACGTTTTGTGCAATATCGCGGGCATCCTGCGCTTTCACGCGCTGGAGGATGTCACGACGCAAGACTGGAACACGCTGTTTGCGGCCAATGTATCGGGCCCGTTCTTCATGATGCAGGCAGCCATGCCGCATCTGGTGGAAAGCCATGGCAATGTCGTTAACGTGGTGTCGAGCGCGGCGTTTCTGGGCCAAGCCTATACCGCGCCCTATGGGGCGACCAAGTCGGCGCTACTCAGCCTGACAAAGTCGCTGGCGATGGAGTTCATGCACAAGCCGGTCCGCATCAACGCGCTGGCGCCGGGCGCAATGCTGACCGGAATGGTCGATGGCCTTGCATTTCCCGAACATGCGGACCAGTCGCTTATCAGCCGTTACATCAGCCTTCGTCCGCCCTCGCAGCCCGAGGATATCGTCGAGCCCTTGCTGTTTCTGGCGTCGGATCGCGCCCGTTCCGTGCACGGCGCGTGCCATGTTGCAGATAGTGGCATAACCGCCGGTTAA
- a CDS encoding acyl-CoA dehydrogenase family protein — protein MDFELPEEYQAFRDMVRRWVDNEAPKDWARSLEMDEHNYPFALWDKFAETGFHGVGISEDYEGQGGDVVMQMLLARELARTLGGLAWIWGITSFAGSKSIGLYGSPEQKAKFLPEIANGRLKAAIAFTEPAGGTDLLGAMATTAEKVDGGWVLNGEKIWSSSAHVADYLLVIARSDKTAEKKHHGLTLFWVPTSTEGVKITPLAKLGMRSMGSCSIHFDNAFVADDAVLGEPDKAWHILLPTLNNERIMVGAFCLGVIDGVLEDALDYMQQRKAFGGVIGRFQSLQHYVADIATMQKTTELMLHYCADKQSRGEQVGVEANMLKLIASENANKAADLGIQILGGMGYSAETDMQRYWRDSRLWRIGPITNEMVRNGIAESLGLPRSF, from the coding sequence ATGGATTTCGAACTTCCCGAAGAATATCAGGCCTTCAGGGACATGGTTCGTCGCTGGGTGGACAACGAGGCACCCAAGGACTGGGCCCGCAGCCTTGAAATGGACGAACATAACTACCCCTTCGCCCTTTGGGATAAGTTCGCCGAGACCGGTTTCCATGGAGTCGGAATTTCGGAGGATTACGAAGGACAGGGCGGCGATGTCGTGATGCAGATGCTGCTCGCGCGCGAGCTTGCGCGGACGCTGGGTGGGCTCGCATGGATCTGGGGCATCACCTCGTTCGCCGGATCGAAATCCATCGGCCTCTACGGCAGCCCGGAGCAGAAGGCGAAGTTCCTGCCGGAAATCGCCAATGGCCGGCTCAAGGCCGCGATCGCCTTTACCGAACCCGCTGGCGGCACCGACCTGCTGGGCGCGATGGCTACCACGGCGGAAAAGGTCGATGGGGGCTGGGTCCTGAACGGCGAAAAGATCTGGAGTTCTTCCGCACATGTCGCGGATTACCTGCTGGTCATCGCGCGCAGCGACAAAACGGCGGAAAAGAAGCATCACGGCCTGACCCTGTTCTGGGTTCCGACAAGCACCGAGGGCGTGAAGATTACGCCTCTGGCCAAGCTTGGCATGCGGTCGATGGGCAGCTGCTCCATCCATTTCGACAATGCCTTCGTTGCCGATGACGCCGTGCTGGGTGAGCCGGACAAGGCCTGGCACATACTGCTCCCGACGCTCAACAACGAACGCATCATGGTCGGCGCGTTCTGCCTTGGCGTGATCGACGGCGTGCTAGAAGATGCCCTCGACTACATGCAGCAGCGCAAGGCGTTCGGCGGGGTCATCGGACGCTTCCAAAGCCTGCAGCATTACGTGGCCGATATTGCGACGATGCAAAAGACAACAGAACTGATGCTGCATTATTGCGCTGACAAGCAGAGCCGGGGCGAACAGGTTGGGGTTGAGGCCAACATGCTCAAGCTGATAGCGTCGGAAAATGCCAACAAGGCCGCCGATCTCGGCATCCAAATCCTTGGCGGCATGGGCTATTCGGCCGAAACCGACATGCAACGCTATTGGCGCGACAGCCGCTTGTGGCGGATCGGTCCGATCACCAATGAAATGGTGCGTAACGGAATTGCGGAAAGCCTTGGGTTGCCCCGTTCGTTCTAA
- a CDS encoding SDR family NAD(P)-dependent oxidoreductase — protein MRKIDLPDFDRAAFSGKYGPWAVIAGASDGTGACYARQLAAMGINLVLISRRQEALDALGKQLASEYGIEFRALVADLTEQGAGGRIVEETADLDVGLYISNAGADGAGNSFLASPVERSLRLLTMNAANVLEATHGFSNRFLKRGKGGIIVMSSGAGLGGQPWLVMYSATKAFELNFVESLWAELDGQNVDILGMGAPIMDTPTLRKSTEGLGMDYSIAYDPDDVCALALASLGKEPLVLVPDGPDEAKIPQIQCDRKTRLLALAEWGKAYTTTADA, from the coding sequence ATGCGCAAGATCGACCTGCCCGATTTCGACCGGGCCGCCTTTTCGGGGAAATATGGTCCCTGGGCCGTCATCGCTGGTGCCTCCGACGGCACGGGTGCGTGCTATGCCAGGCAGCTTGCCGCCATGGGCATCAACCTCGTCCTCATCTCGCGCCGGCAAGAGGCGCTCGACGCGCTGGGAAAGCAGCTCGCTTCCGAATACGGTATCGAATTCCGCGCGCTTGTTGCCGATCTGACCGAGCAGGGCGCTGGTGGCCGCATTGTCGAGGAAACCGCCGATCTCGACGTGGGTCTGTACATCTCCAATGCCGGTGCGGACGGGGCGGGCAACAGCTTCCTCGCCTCGCCGGTCGAACGGTCGCTGCGATTGCTGACGATGAACGCCGCCAATGTGCTGGAAGCCACCCACGGCTTTAGCAACCGCTTCCTAAAGCGCGGCAAGGGCGGCATCATCGTCATGTCCTCTGGTGCCGGACTTGGCGGCCAGCCTTGGCTCGTCATGTATTCCGCCACCAAGGCTTTCGAACTGAACTTCGTGGAATCGCTCTGGGCCGAACTTGACGGGCAGAATGTCGATATTCTCGGCATGGGCGCCCCGATCATGGATACGCCTACGCTGCGCAAGTCAACCGAGGGGCTGGGGATGGACTACTCCATCGCCTATGACCCTGACGACGTGTGCGCGCTGGCGCTGGCCAGCTTGGGCAAGGAACCGCTGGTGCTGGTCCCCGACGGACCGGACGAGGCAAAGATCCCGCAGATCCAGTGCGATCGCAAGACCCGCCTGCTGGCCCTGGCAGAATGGGGCAAGGCCTACACCACAACGGCAGACGCCTGA